TTGATACGAATAATCGTCGATTGAAAATCATCACAAATACATTAGTCGGGGATCTAGAGGTGATTCGCGTATGATGGGTAAGATGTCTCGACAGATGCTTTCTTTATACGCATCTTGCAGCACATTTATTGTTGTTTTACTAACATTATTTTCATATTTTCATTCAATCAAACAGAAAAATTGGATGTTGGAATTACTTCAAAGGAAAGTATTTTACATTCCTTTGATTTTCCATATGATCCTGATTTCTCTTTTAGTCGGATTATCAACTTTTTTACTCGTATCTATTGTACAAAAATCACAATATGGTAGAATTGAAGAAAAACTTCGCTTATTAGCAAGAGGTAGCTATGAAAGCCCTGCTCTTACTAAGAATGTACCGCATGCAAGTAACGATCAATATATTGGTGAAGTTGACCAAGATATCTTGAAAATCCGAACGAAATTATTAGAAATGTCAAAGGAATTGCAATTATTGAATAGCCGTCCGCAATTGATGGACGGGGAAACAAAAGAAGAAATTTTAGAAGAAGAACGGCACAGGCTTGCTAGAGAACTGCATGATTCTGTCAGTCAACAGCTGTTTGCTGCGATGATGATGCTATCAGCACTGAATGAACAAGCACAAC
This sequence is a window from Enterococcus sp. 7F3_DIV0205. Protein-coding genes within it:
- a CDS encoding sensor histidine kinase → MMGKMSRQMLSLYASCSTFIVVLLTLFSYFHSIKQKNWMLELLQRKVFYIPLIFHMILISLLVGLSTFLLVSIVQKSQYGRIEEKLRLLARGSYESPALTKNVPHASNDQYIGEVDQDILKIRTKLLEMSKELQLLNSRPQLMDGETKEEILEEERHRLARELHDSVSQQLFAAMMMLSALNEQAQRSETPEMFRKQLVTVTDIINASQSEMRALLLHLRPVSLEGKSLRKGIEQLLKELQTKIKIELTWDVEDVHLNNSIEDHLFRIVQELLSNTLRHAKAKELEVYLHQVDKNVLLRLVDDGVGFDMSENDNKAGSYGLKNIRERVAGMGGIVKIISFKGQGTSVEIKVPVIKEELASDQSNVSR